The genome window GTCCTATCATTATTTATTCAATTAGTAAAAAGAAAAATTCTTTTTTATGCCTCTATTTATCATCGTTTTGAGCGATATGAATTTTTAGTTGTTTTTTAGTTTGTTCGATTGTTGTTCGACCATTCTTCGACCGTTGTTCGACGAAACGGCATTTTCGTCGAACAACGGTCGAAGAAACCTCGAAGGAAAGTAGGAGAAAAAATGTAGAATTCTATTTTTTCAACAATGGATATTGTGTTGTTATTTAATTGTGTTTTTAGAGAAAATTATTTCAGCATATTATTGTAAAAAATCTTTTCCTTTTTCACTCAATTGTTTAAAGTTAATTGCAGGAATAGTTGGATTCAATTCAGATTTGAAATTGGTAACACTTGGCGTTTCAAAAAAATCTAATTCGTATAAACCATCTTCCACAAATTGACAATCATCGGTTAAAATATAGATTTTAGGAAAACTTGGTTTTCGTTCAATTTTTACTTTTTTGATGTTATTTTGATCCGTAAAAACTTCTCCTTTCATTGTGTTTGCCATTGTTTCTTATTTAGACAACAAATTTCTTAATAAAATTGAATATTAAAAAAATCAATCCGTAATATTCAAAATATTTCTACCTTCGTTACAAATAAAACCACGTGAAATATACAATTCAAGCAATACTTTTGTTTTTCTTTTTAGGATTAATAAGTTGTTTACCAACCAAAACAGTTACCGAAACTAAAGTTGTGACTCCAGAAATTAGCGATTTGTCGGGTAAATGGAATATAAATGATGGAGGAGATTACATTATTTTTGAAGATGCAACCAAAAAGATGGTGATGAAAACGGCTTGCGGAATAATTACGGCTGATTATACCAAAATAAATCAAGCAATAATTTTTAATCATTTAAAACAAGTGAATTCTGATTGCGAAATTCCTCAAAATTTGATTCAAAATTTGCAAAAAACTGCATATTTTAAAGTAAAATCATCAAATCAAATTACTTTTTATGATGAAGCTCATCAAGAAAAGCTAACTTTGAAATTAATAAAGTAAATCGCCAAGAAAAATATATTATGCTTAGCATAATTTTTTATTAAATTTGTCTAAATTTCTAATGTTGAAGAAAATTTTAAGTTATCCGTTATCTATAATCTTTTATATTTTTTATGGATTAACGTTGTTGGTAATGCATGTTGTGCAATGGTTGTGCTACAATTTGGGAGGTTATGCTGCTCATCACAAAAGTGTAAAAGTGATGAATGGTCTTTTGGTTTTTTGGACAAGAATTTTGGGTACAACATATACCTATAAGGGACACGAAAATTTGATACAAAATGTACCATTAATTTTTGTGAGTAATCACCAAAGTATGTATGATATTTCTCCGTTGGAATATGATTTGGCTGATTATCATCCAAAGTTTATTTCGAAAATAGAATTAGGAAAAGGAATTCCGAGTGTATCGTACAATTTAACACATGGAGGTTCTGCATTAATCGATCGTAAGAACGGAAAACAAGCAATAGAAGAAATAAAAAAATTAGCGCAATACATTCAGAAAAATAATTATTCAGCCATTATTTTTCCAGAAGGTACAAGAAGCAAAAATGGAGTACCAAAGGCTTTCAAAGAAAATGGATTGAAAGTTTTGACGAAATATGCTAAAGACGCTTATGTTGTTCCAGTTACGCTAAATAATACGTGGGAAATAGAAAAGTGGGGTAAATTCCCGATGTATTTGGGCGCGAAAGTAACGATACAATACCATAAACCCTTAAAAGTGAGTGACTATAAGTTTGATGAAATATTCGAGCTTACCGAAAAAACTGTAAAAAGTAGTATAACCGCATAAAATAATTATATGTCAATAAAAAATGTTCGCCTGGAAGTAATGCAATTTCTTGAGAAAGATATTGATGCTTATATGGACAAATTCTTAGTTCCAGCCGATAAAATTTGGCAACCAACAGATTTTTTACCGAATTCTCAAACAGATTCTTTTTTTGACGAAATCAAAGAATTACAAGAGCTTTCGAAAGATTTGCCAGATGATTTCTG of Empedobacter falsenii contains these proteins:
- a CDS encoding lysophospholipid acyltransferase family protein codes for the protein MKKILSYPLSIIFYIFYGLTLLVMHVVQWLCYNLGGYAAHHKSVKVMNGLLVFWTRILGTTYTYKGHENLIQNVPLIFVSNHQSMYDISPLEYDLADYHPKFISKIELGKGIPSVSYNLTHGGSALIDRKNGKQAIEEIKKLAQYIQKNNYSAIIFPEGTRSKNGVPKAFKENGLKVLTKYAKDAYVVPVTLNNTWEIEKWGKFPMYLGAKVTIQYHKPLKVSDYKFDEIFELTEKTVKSSITA